The Nitrospiraceae bacterium genome contains a region encoding:
- the rpmG gene encoding 50S ribosomal protein L33 codes for MREIIDLACTVCKQRNYSTTKNKKNDPDRLEKNKFCKFCRKQTPHKEVK; via the coding sequence ATGCGAGAAATTATCGACCTGGCGTGTACCGTATGCAAGCAGAGGAACTATTCGACGACCAAGAACAAGAAGAATGACCCGGACCGTTTGGAGAAGAATAAGTTCTGTAAATTCTGCCGGAAACAGACACCGCACAAGGAAGTAAAGTAA
- the nusG gene encoding transcription termination/antitermination protein NusG, with product MAKSWYVIHTYAGFEGRVKTSLLERANQMGMTEKLGQVLVPTEDVIEIKDGKRRTSRRKFFPGYVLVELESPLADDTLQMIKETPKVTGFVGGGAQPTPLSQEEVESLLKQVDAGAAGPREQVKFIKMDNVRIIDGPFLGFNGLVDEVDQDHNRLKVMVSIFGRSTPVELGFLQVERI from the coding sequence ATGGCGAAGAGCTGGTACGTCATCCACACCTATGCCGGGTTCGAGGGGCGCGTCAAAACAAGCTTACTGGAGCGGGCGAACCAGATGGGGATGACGGAGAAACTCGGTCAGGTGTTGGTGCCGACCGAGGATGTCATCGAGATTAAAGACGGCAAACGGCGCACTTCTCGGAGAAAGTTTTTCCCCGGATACGTCTTGGTGGAGTTGGAATCACCGCTGGCCGATGACACGTTACAGATGATCAAGGAAACGCCGAAGGTTACCGGTTTTGTCGGCGGCGGGGCTCAGCCGACACCATTATCACAGGAAGAAGTAGAGTCGTTGCTGAAACAAGTTGACGCCGGTGCGGCTGGGCCGCGCGAACAGGTCAAGTTCATCAAGATGGATAACGTGCGCATCATCGATGGGCCGTTCTTGGGATTTAATGGTCTCGTTGACGAGGTAGATCAAGATCACAATCGTCTGAAAGTGATGGTCAGCATCTTCGGACGATCAACGCCGGTCGAGTTAGGATTTTTGCAAGTGGAGAGGATTTAA
- the secE gene encoding preprotein translocase subunit SecE — translation MIRKMIESVREFFVDVRGELKKVSFPTRAETIGSTTVVIVFCVIVSLYLSVIDSFLVWLVGKLL, via the coding sequence ATGATCAGGAAGATGATCGAATCGGTTCGAGAGTTTTTCGTCGACGTTCGGGGGGAACTCAAGAAAGTGTCGTTCCCCACCCGCGCCGAGACGATTGGCTCAACGACGGTGGTGATCGTTTTTTGCGTCATTGTGTCCCTCTACCTATCGGTAATCGATTCGTTTCTTGTATGGCTTGTCGGCAAACTCCTGTGA
- the tuf gene encoding elongation factor Tu (EF-Tu; promotes GTP-dependent binding of aminoacyl-tRNA to the A-site of ribosomes during protein biosynthesis; when the tRNA anticodon matches the mRNA codon, GTP hydrolysis results; the inactive EF-Tu-GDP leaves the ribosome and release of GDP is promoted by elongation factor Ts; many prokaryotes have two copies of the gene encoding EF-Tu), which yields MVMPGDNVSVTAELISPIAMDQGLRFAVREGGKTVGSGVVTEILA from the coding sequence AGATGGTGATGCCGGGGGACAATGTGAGTGTGACGGCGGAGTTGATCAGCCCGATCGCGATGGATCAGGGGTTGCGGTTTGCGGTGCGCGAGGGCGGCAAGACTGTCGGCTCCGGCGTCGTCACCGAAATCCTGGCGTAA
- the rplA gene encoding 50S ribosomal protein L1, with protein MGKKMRAAADKIQLRLYALREAVDAVKGAAYAKFDESVDLAIRLGIDPKRSDQMVRGTTSLPHGTGKKLRVLVFAKGEKEQEARQAGADFVGADDLMEKIKGGWMDFDCAISTPDLMASVGKLGKVLGPRGLMPNPKTGTVTFEVGKAVAEIRKGRVEYKVEKAGIVQVPVGKVSFKADQLVDNASAVLEAVIKAKPASCKGRYLKSVTISSTIGPGVKLDAMALTKQWS; from the coding sequence ATGGGGAAGAAAATGCGAGCGGCGGCGGACAAAATTCAGCTGCGCCTGTATGCGCTCCGTGAAGCTGTCGACGCAGTGAAGGGAGCGGCCTATGCAAAATTTGACGAGTCTGTCGATTTAGCCATTCGGTTAGGCATCGACCCCAAACGATCTGACCAGATGGTGCGGGGGACGACGTCCTTGCCCCATGGAACGGGGAAAAAGCTTCGGGTGCTCGTCTTCGCCAAAGGTGAGAAAGAGCAAGAGGCGAGGCAGGCGGGAGCAGATTTCGTCGGGGCGGACGACCTGATGGAGAAGATCAAGGGCGGGTGGATGGACTTCGATTGCGCGATCTCCACACCAGACCTGATGGCGTCGGTCGGTAAGCTGGGGAAGGTGTTGGGACCGCGAGGGTTGATGCCGAATCCCAAAACTGGAACCGTCACGTTTGAAGTCGGCAAAGCCGTGGCGGAAATCCGGAAAGGCCGCGTCGAGTATAAAGTGGAAAAGGCCGGCATCGTCCAAGTCCCTGTCGGAAAGGTGTCGTTTAAGGCCGACCAGTTAGTTGACAACGCCTCTGCAGTGCTCGAGGCAGTCATTAAAGCGAAGCCGGCCTCCTGCAAAGGGCGCTATCTGAAGAGCGTGACGATCTCCAGCACGATAGGCCCTGGCGTGAAGCTCGATGCTATGGCATTGACGAAACAGTGGAGTTAG
- the rplK gene encoding 50S ribosomal protein L11 has translation MAKEVSAQIKLQIPAGKANPAPPVGPSLGQHGVNIMEFCKQFNAKTQKEGDSIIPVIITVYKDRSFTFVLKTPPASDLLKKAAGIIKGSGVPQKDKVGKITKTQLREIAQKKMADLNAADLEGAIKIIEGTARSMGVVVQG, from the coding sequence ATGGCAAAGGAAGTATCCGCGCAGATTAAATTGCAGATACCGGCGGGAAAAGCCAATCCGGCACCCCCCGTCGGGCCGTCGCTGGGGCAGCACGGCGTCAACATTATGGAGTTCTGCAAACAGTTCAATGCCAAGACTCAGAAGGAAGGTGACAGCATCATCCCGGTCATTATTACGGTGTACAAGGATCGGAGCTTCACGTTTGTCCTCAAGACACCACCTGCGTCCGATCTGTTAAAGAAGGCTGCTGGGATTATCAAGGGGTCTGGCGTCCCCCAGAAGGATAAGGTGGGGAAAATAACCAAGACTCAGTTGCGTGAGATCGCGCAAAAGAAGATGGCAGACTTGAATGCCGCTGACCTTGAGGGTGCGATCAAGATCATCGAAGGAACGGCCCGGAGTATGGGGGTCGTGGTCCAAGGTTGA